AAGCCAAGTGAGTCCTCTGGATTTGAAATATTCCGGCGACTTTTTATCTGCACCGGATAACATATCTAATGCGCCACCGACTCCGATCACTACCGCTTTTCCGAAAAAACCGGTGTTGTTTTCTATCCATACTTCCTGTTCGGGAAAGTCATTTGCTACAAATATGATATCGGGACCGGTTTTGCGAATCGCTTCTTTGACACGCATCTCTCTCTGACGATCCAGATGTCCTGCTTGTCTTCCTACGATTCTAACTTTCGGAAAATGTCTGGTAAGATTGAAAAATACTCTTTCTACGTTTTCATCTTTGGAGCCGAAAATGAAAATGGTGAACTCTTTCAGTTCCGCAAGTCGAATGAGATCCATCATGATGGCAACCGGAGTGACCCTTTCTTTCAGCCGACCCGAACTCATCCAACCAATGCCCGCCCCTTCCACAAGAATGGTGCCCGCTTTTTCGGTAATTCTATGTAATGCCTTTTTAGGGCGCATCCTCATCAACTTGATGGGATCAAGAAAAAGTACATGATGCATCGCTTCTTTTTTTTCAAGAACTCTGAATAGTTTCGCAACCGCTTCATCTGCAGTCACATTGTCGATCGGTACACCAAGGACTTTCAGAGTCTCCAATTTGGTTACATCGATATTTTGGTATTCAAGTAGGATGTCCCTTTCCTCTTTGGAAGAGTTATGGACGATTTCATTCAATTGCTTCATGGATCCTGCTTATTTCCCCTAGAACCTTCTAAAAAAAACATACCCTGAGCGCGTCTGGTGTCGCCTCTAAAATTTTCTGGCCATCTCTTTTTTTCACTTGGATTTTTGATAGTGAGACGGAGATTCAGGGAGAGTTATGAATCGTTTTTTTATTCAAGCCGTAGTTTTTCTTTTATTATTACCAAGCATTAGTTATGCGGAAAAAGTCTCCATTTTCGGTTCTTTGAAGAACGGTACTCTAGGGGGGGCAGGGAAAGCGGATTCAATCAAACTACTTGCTTTGCAAAGCGCTATGTTGCCTTTGGCGGAAATCGGCCCACAAACGGGTTCATTTCGTTTTCCTGCCGTGGAAGCTCCCGAAGGCTCGCCTCTTTTGGTGCAGGTGACATACAAAGGAGTAAATTATAATAAGATCATTCCTCCCGTTGCCAAATTTCGTAGTGCATCGCAGGAAATACAGATTTTTGAGATAGGAAATAATTGGAAAGATATCACCGTGAAAAGTTTAATGCAGGTCATGCGGGAAAAAACGGGGATTCGTATTTTCAAATTGTTTCTTTTGGACAATGCGAGCAAACCTCCCAGATCTTTTCAAACCGACTCCCGCCAGATAGAATATTTTGTTCCTAAGGAAGCGAAGGAAGTTTTTGCACAAGTTCAGCAACCGGGAAGCAAGATGGCGATTCCTCTTGGTCAGCCGGAAGGAAAAAACGGAGGCAAAATTTTGGAAAGAGCTTTGCTTCCCGGAGTATCCGAGCTTCAAATTTCTTATCTGATTCCCAATGAAATCGAAGTGATCACAGAACAACTGTTACTTGAGGGTGAGTCTGGTAGTTATCCTATTTTTTTAAAACCGGAAGATATGAAGCCTGAAATTGTTTCCGGTGGAACTTTGACCAGACTTGAAAAAGACATTCCTCCGGGACTCAGCGCTTACAGCCTAATTGCATTGGATTCCTCGAAGATCATAAAACT
The nucleotide sequence above comes from Leptospira kobayashii. Encoded proteins:
- a CDS encoding WecB/TagA/CpsF family glycosyltransferase — translated: MKQLNEIVHNSSKEERDILLEYQNIDVTKLETLKVLGVPIDNVTADEAVAKLFRVLEKKEAMHHVLFLDPIKLMRMRPKKALHRITEKAGTILVEGAGIGWMSSGRLKERVTPVAIMMDLIRLAELKEFTIFIFGSKDENVERVFFNLTRHFPKVRIVGRQAGHLDRQREMRVKEAIRKTGPDIIFVANDFPEQEVWIENNTGFFGKAVVIGVGGALDMLSGADKKSPEYFKSRGLTWLWRIITRPYRIQRFWETFYFILLGIRERLRKKS